The nucleotide window AATTGGAGAGGTGGAGTTTAAGCTTAAGCTCCAACCCGTTGCCATTGGCCGGCATTTAATCCCGGCTCATCTCGCGAGTGCAGGCAAAGAAATCCGCGTGCTTTATGTTTTCTTTGAGGCCGAGTATGTGAGCGGGGAAGTTAAAATTAGCCCAGAACATACCGGTTATGACTGGTTTGATTTGTCAAAAGAGAATCCAGAAAAGCTTTTTATTTCCGGGATTTTGCAGGGAGTAAGGATGTATTTAGGGTAAATTAATAATAATCACTAAAATATTATGGAAATTCAAAAAATGCAAAAAATTGTGGATGACTGGGTGAAAACCAACACGGCTGGTTATTGGCAGCCGAATAATATGATGTTGCGCTTGATGGAAGAAGTCGGAGAATTAGCCCGAGAAGTGAATCATCAATTTGGAGAAAAACCCAAAAAGCCCTTTGAAGAAGAAAATAAGCTTGAATATGAGATAGCGGATATTTTGTTTGCTCTGGTTTGTATTGCTAATTCTTTAGATATAGATTTAGACCAGGCGTTTCAGCAGACCATGGAGAAATATACGAAAAGGGACGGGGAAAGGTTTCGGTGATGTTGGGCATTTTGATTGGTTTACGTTGATTGGGTCAAGGGACCCAATCAACCCCAATCGGGTAGACGGGGTCCCTTGACCCCGCCGTAACCTCAGCGAAGGCGGGTAGATTTGCATTTTGTATTTATGAAAGTCAACATCATAACAAAAAATCCGTTAAAAGTTTTGGCGGCAAAAAGAGCTTTTGAGAAGCATGGGGTTGAGGTGAATTTTATTAAGAAAGAATATCCGGAGATTCAGGCCGATACCAGCCTGGAGATCGCCGCTTCTACCGCCAAAACCGCAGCCAAAGAATTAGGTATCCCGGTTATCCGGGAAGACCACAGTTTTTTTGTTAACGCCCTGGGTATTCCCGGACCTTATTGTAATTATTTTGAAAGGGCGCTTGGCACTGAAGGCCTGCTAAAGATGCTTAAAAAATTTTTGGACAGAAGCGCTTATTTTGAAATAGCCACAGTTTATGCTTTGCCAGACGGCAAGATAAAAACTTGGGTTGGCCGAGTGCCAATTATTATTGCTTGCGAACCTCGCGGAGATTTGTCAAGGGGCTGGGATGCGGTTTTGATGTTTGAAAATGAAAAAAGAACTTTTGCTGAATATCCGATGGAAGAAAGAATAGATGTTTGGAATGAAAATTTTGAAAAAATCGCCAAGCTTGCGGCCGCGGGCGAGTTGTAAAATTAATTTATGAAAAACTCTAAACCAACAATTACATTTGTCACCGGAAACAAACACAAGATAAACAGCGCTAAAAAAATATTTGCAGATTATCCGATAAATCTGGTTTTCAAAAACATTGAAACTCCGGAGATACAATCAATGGATGTTAGCGAGGTTGCAAAACATTCGGCAAAATATGCCGCCAAAAAATTGAATGTGCCGGTGATAGTATCTGACTGCGGGTATTATCTGGAAGCTTTAGGCGGATTTCCCGGCCCTTTTGCTAGGTATTTTCAGGAATCATTGTCCAGCGAGGATATTCTAAAGCTTGTGCAGGGAAAGAGCAGGAATATCATTGTTAAAGAGTGTCTTGCTTATGCTGTCCCAGGCCAGGAGCCGATTATTTTCCCTTCAGAGGTTGGGGCTGTTATTGCCAAAAAGCCCGAAGGCAAAGGCCTTTCCGTTGATAGGTTGTTGCAATATAAAGGATTTGATAAGCCCCAAGCAGCTTGTGATTATAATAAAATTTTAGATTTTTGGGATAAGCATTTTACAAATTATCGGGATTTTGCAGAATATTTGCTGAAGAAAGCGGGTTAAAAAATTAATCCACAAAACAGATGGCTGAACAAAAATCAGGCAATGCTGTTTCCGCGTTTATTATGAAGCATGGAAAATTCATGCTTCTAAAGCGCTGTAATCCGCCAATTCAATGGTGCCCTCCCTGCGGCCGGGCTCGAAAGGCTGAGTCGCTTGTTGATGCTGTTGTCCGGGAATCAAAAGAAGAAACCAACCTTGATGTTAAAGTTCTAATGCCCATAACCTCATGGTTTGGCAAGCATGGTGGAGAAATTTTATGCTCCATTAGTTTTTTGTGCGAATATGTTTCCGGGGAAGTAAAGTTATCTGATGAGCACAACGAATTTAAGTGGCTGACTGTGGAAGAAATGATTCAAGGGGAGATGACGCATGATATCAAGGACTTTGTTAGGGCTCGGGAAATCAAACAGCTTTTTGACGCGGGGAAAATAGAGTAGCGGGCCACCTTAAAGATAGGGGGGGAAGAGGGTTTGCTTGCGATTTCGATTAATATTGGTTTGTAGAATTTAAAATTTTTTTAATCAAATGCCAATGCCAAAAATAACAGTCATCTCAACATTTGCCCAAGATAAGATTATTTATAAAGAACCAGGCAAGACTATCACGCGCAAAGGCGGTCCAGCTTTTTGGATTGATAAAACACTTAAAGATTTGAAAGTTGATTTTGATTTTATTTGTCCCAGAAAACAAGCAAAGGTTGAGGTTGTTGTGAGTAAAAAAGGAGAAACTGGTTTTGTCAAGTCGGTTGATAAAATAAATTTAACAGGCAAAAGAACAGCTCGCGCTTTTATTATTTCTACTGTTGCTGATGAATTTGATTTGACTAATTTGACAAAATTAAACGGCTTAATTGCTTTAGACATCCAGGGATATGCTAGAGATATTAAAGTTCAGAAAAAAACAAAGTTGCAAATTGCGCCGGACACATATCAGCTAATTTCAATTTTAAAAGTTACTAAAGAAGAATTGAAATTTTTGGATAAAGAGTTTACTGATAATCAGAAAAAACGTATCTTAATTATAACTAAGGGTGAACAAGGTGCAGAGATATTCTCCGGTGGCAAAAGGTATGTCTTTCCTGCTCGTAAAACTAAAGTCAAAGATACAATCGGTGCCGGTGATGTTTTTTTAACCGCTTTTGTGGCAGAATTTATAAAAATAAAAGATGCGCAAAAAGCCGGTAAATTTGCCATAGGTTACGTAGAGCAGTTTTTGGCTGACAAATAATTTTGTTAATTTGATTTATCCACAATAAGAGCTTGACAAAATTTTCAGCATAATATAAGCTAATAACAACCTTAACATTGACAATCATAAAGCTCATGAATTAGGTCCCCCCGGTGATACCGGAGGGGATTGGGCCTAATTTTATCTGGTTGATTGACTAGATAGAGCGGTTTCTGCGTTAGTGGAAACCCGGCTTCCTCCGTAATCATAGGATAACTGATGTCGTCCTCCGGTCGTGACCGGAGGGGGCAGAGTCAGCAAAAGCGATCTTAAAATCCGCTACTGACGGATTTTTGTTTTATAACTGCGATTTTAAGATAAACAAGGTGGCACCGCGCTCCTATTTTAGGACCGCCCTTGTGGAAATTTTTAATTTTTAAAAATTTCTGCAAGGGCGGTTTTTTTGTTCTTTAAAATTTGAGGATCACCAGTCACAATCTAACAAAGGAGAAAGCCATGACAGACATCAAACATGTTCTTAAGCATCATTCCCAGCAAAATATTCCCCTAAATTTTGATGAGGCATACAGTTTGGGGGAACATGTGCTTAGGGGTTGCAGAGGCGACCATGAAGCGCAAGTTCAAAGTCTTATGGCCCTGTCTTCTCTGCATTCCATAGCCACTTATGGCTGGAAACGGGAAGAGCGGCAAGAGGATTATCACGGGCATTATTTGCCCAAAAATTCCGCTGAGCAGATTGCCGGAATTTGCGCCGCTATATTCAAGCAGGATATAGCCGTATCCGAATTTGGTTTTTTGGAACCGAATATTTCTTATGCCATGGATAATTGCGGCATGGGAGGCGATTTGGTTGTTACGGCCAATGTCAGTACTATTGCCGCCTTTATTGCGGTAGCAGATGGGATAGCGATGTGCAAGCACGGTTCTCCGGCTAATGCTGACGAGGGAAAATACGGAAGCTCTGACTTTATCTCTTTAATTTGCGGGATAAATGAGTATGCTTCCAAAAAAGAAGTAGAGGAATGTCTTGAAAAAATAGGTTTTGGTTACACCGAGGCCTGTGATATTCGGTACAAAAGCATTCATATTCAGACCCATAATGTTGCCAAGGCGCCGCATATGAACGATATTATCGGACCAATTACCAACCCCTTGAGTCCTCGAAAGATGACCAGAAGAGTTGTTGGCATTAATCATCTTATTGCCCCAAGAATTGTTGCCGAAGCTTATCAGATTCTTAATGAAAAAGGGATTACTCATCTTCAGCACGGAATATTTGTTCGCGGTTTTGCCGACGAGTCCCGTTACCGGGGCATGGATGAGGTTTCTATTTGTAGCGGGGGGACTAGAGTCGCTGATCTCAAAGACGGCATAATCAGGGAGTATGATTTGTTTGCTCCTGATTTTGGCCTTGAGCCGATTCCGGTTGAGGCGGTAAGCCCGATTGGCAACAAGGGCGAATATTCCCTGAAAATTTTGAAAGGAGAAATTGGCGGTCCCGGATTGAAGTTTGTTTTGGCCAATGCGGCAATCCTTTTCTATCTGGCCGGCCGAGCCGTGGATTTAGGGGAGTGCTATAAATTAGCGGAGCAGACCTTTAGAGGCGGTGGAGCTTATGAAGTAATGCTTGCTGTTCGGAAAAAGTTGCCCAAGGATTTAAGGAAAAGGAGGTAAAATCTATGGACTCATTAGCGAGTAAGTTAAGAGCGCTGAATTCAAAGATATTAAGCGAGAGGAACGGCATTCAAATCCACCTCTTATCGCTTATGCGCGATGAAAGTTTTGTTTTGAGGAGGCAATTTTTACTGGAGTTGCTTACCAAAGTGGCTTCCGATGGCTTTGGCCTTCCCGTGTCCGAAGAAGAAGCAGCCAGCCATTCTTTAATTGGACAGGATTATCTGCTCTTAATAGTTAAAGAGAAGGAGATCAAAGGATTTGTTGGATTACGGGATTATAACGATTTGAATCTGCTTTATCTTTCGGGGGTGGTTTTTCAGCCCTCTTGCCAAGGTACGGGCATTGCCGGTTTGCTTTTCAACCTTTTTTTGAATGGAAGGCATTATGATTATATTGCTTTTACTACCCAAAGTCCAAGGATGTGCGCCTTAGCCCTGAAGTTTGTGCGAGTGCTTTATCCGGATTTTACCGGTATTACTCCTATTCCGGAAGAGATTGTTGAATTGGGCAAAGAATTAAGAGCTGGCCGCAGCGGTCAGTTTGACCCGGACAACTTTGTTGTTAGGGAGTTGTATGACAGATGTCTTTATCCTTCTATTCCCGAGTCTCATAACTCTGGTCTTAACAAGTTCTTTAAAACCGCTCTAAAAATCCGAGGAGGAAAGACCAAGAATGGCTTTCTTTTTATCGGTCGCTTATAAAGAACGGCGGGTGAAATTAGTTTTTCTTTTTTCACCCGCCTCTAACTTTTTTTAAAATGAACAATCAAAATATTAAAAATTTTTTATTACAGCTTTTAAGGTTTGACACCAGCAATGACGGGCATCTGCAAACTGGCCGAACTTTAGAATTGCTCCAATTCATAAAGAAAGAAATCAACTCTCCGGACATAGAAGTAAATATCCAGCCCTATAGCGTCAAATTAAAAAATGGCCAAGAGCTGAAAGGACGCGGTAATCTCATTGCTTTGCCAAAAGGGAGGAGCCGGGGTCCTTTTATTATGCTTCAAGGCCATGTTGATACTGTAGGCGATGCAACTGGGTTTAAACCGGGGGCGCGCCAAGGATATATTCATGGCCGGGGGGCAGTTGATATGAAGGGTTCGGTGGCGGTAATGATTCGTGTTTTTAAGCAATTGATAAAGAAAAAAAATTTAAAATATCAGCCAATGCTGGTTTTGACTTCTGACGAAGAGGCAAATGATTTTTCAGGGATAAAAGAATTTTTAAAAACCAAGCATAGTAAAAAAGAAATTGCTTTTGCTGTTTGCGGCGAGCCAACTTCTTTGGAAATAAAAACCAAATTAATGGGCGTTTTAAACGTAGAAGTCAATATTCGGCAGGCAGGAGGCCATGGAGCTTTGCCCCAAAAAGAAAATGTTATTGAAAAAGCAGGTCTCATTTTGAGTGAGTTGATTAAAATTAAGAAACTTATCGTTAAACAAAAAAGAGCGGGATTTGATCCGGCGACAATGAATATCGGAGTTATCAGAGGCGGAGATGTGGTTAATAAAATCCCCAGGAGCTGCGTGATAAAATTTGCTGTCAGGACAATACAGCCGCATAGTTATTATAAAAAAATTATTGAAAAGCGCATTGCTTTGTTAGGATTTAAAAATATAAAGATAAAGTATTGTTTTTCTTATGACCCGGTAATAGTTAGAAGAAGGTTGCCTTCTGACGGGCTTGGGAGTAAAATAAAGAAAGGCAGGGGAATATTTAGAGCATTTTCCGAGGCAACTTTATTGAATCAAAATGATATTTTGGCTTATGTGTTTGGCGCGGGTGATATTAAAAAAGCCCACAAAAAAGCGGAAAAAGAAAGCATTAGTTTGGCTGAACTGGAAAAATATGAAAAAATACTTGTTGGTTTTTTTAGAAATGATTAAAAATTGTGTTACAAAAAATATTTAAAACCAAAACACCAATCATCGGAATGGTCCACTTTCCGCCGCTTTTGGGCTACCGAGGCTTTCCCGGAATTGATGCCTGTTTAAGAAAATCTTTAGCAGATGCTAAAATGTTACAGCAGGGCGGAGTTGATGCGATTATAATGGAGAATAACTATGATGTTCCTCATCATGAATTTGTTGGTCCAGAAACAGTAGCCGCAATGACCTTGCTGATTAATATAATTATGAAGTCAGTGTCTGTACCGATTGGTGTTAATGTTTTGTGGAATGACTATCGCTCTGCTTTTTCAATAGCTAAAGTTTGTGGCGCAAAATTTATTCGCGTACCGGTTTTTGTGGACAGCGTAGAAACTGATTATGGTAAAATTATGGCTAATCCAGAAAAGGTGTTGGCATTTAGGAAAGAGATAAAAGCTGATGATGTGGCAATTTTTGCTGACATCCAGGTTAAGCACGCCCAGATGTTAAACAAGAGAAGCCTTGCCGAATCAGCTAAAGAAGCGGTTCAAAAAGGAGCGGACGCGATTATAATAACCGGCAAGTGGACTGGTGATGCGCCTAATACTCTAGATTTAGAACAAGCGAGGCTTGCGGCGGGAAGTAAATTCCCGATCTTTGCTGGCAGTGGCGCTGACAAAAACAATGCTCGCAAACTATTGCAATATGTTA belongs to Patescibacteria group bacterium and includes:
- a CDS encoding M20/M25/M40 family metallo-hydrolase → MNNQNIKNFLLQLLRFDTSNDGHLQTGRTLELLQFIKKEINSPDIEVNIQPYSVKLKNGQELKGRGNLIALPKGRSRGPFIMLQGHVDTVGDATGFKPGARQGYIHGRGAVDMKGSVAVMIRVFKQLIKKKNLKYQPMLVLTSDEEANDFSGIKEFLKTKHSKKEIAFAVCGEPTSLEIKTKLMGVLNVEVNIRQAGGHGALPQKENVIEKAGLILSELIKIKKLIVKQKRAGFDPATMNIGVIRGGDVVNKIPRSCVIKFAVRTIQPHSYYKKIIEKRIALLGFKNIKIKYCFSYDPVIVRRRLPSDGLGSKIKKGRGIFRAFSEATLLNQNDILAYVFGAGDIKKAHKKAEKESISLAELEKYEKILVGFFRND
- a CDS encoding non-canonical purine NTP pyrophosphatase (HAM1-like protein;i t is suspected that this protein functions to remove nonstandard bases such as xanthine or inosine) is translated as MKVNIITKNPLKVLAAKRAFEKHGVEVNFIKKEYPEIQADTSLEIAASTAKTAAKELGIPVIREDHSFFVNALGIPGPYCNYFERALGTEGLLKMLKKFLDRSAYFEIATVYALPDGKIKTWVGRVPIIIACEPRGDLSRGWDAVLMFENEKRTFAEYPMEERIDVWNENFEKIAKLAAAGEL
- a CDS encoding BtpA/SgcQ family protein, with the translated sequence MLQKIFKTKTPIIGMVHFPPLLGYRGFPGIDACLRKSLADAKMLQQGGVDAIIMENNYDVPHHEFVGPETVAAMTLLINIIMKSVSVPIGVNVLWNDYRSAFSIAKVCGAKFIRVPVFVDSVETDYGKIMANPEKVLAFRKEIKADDVAIFADIQVKHAQMLNKRSLAESAKEAVQKGADAIIITGKWTGDAPNTLDLEQARLAAGSKFPIFAGSGADKNNARKLLQYVNGIIIGTCLKTGKIRSREREVNLKAWEEKISLKKTREFMEKVKHTR
- a CDS encoding nucleotide pyrophosphohydrolase; this translates as MEIQKMQKIVDDWVKTNTAGYWQPNNMMLRLMEEVGELAREVNHQFGEKPKKPFEEENKLEYEIADILFALVCIANSLDIDLDQAFQQTMEKYTKRDGERFR
- a CDS encoding non-canonical purine NTP pyrophosphatase (HAM1-like protein;i t is suspected that this protein functions to remove nonstandard bases such as xanthine or inosine) — translated: MKNSKPTITFVTGNKHKINSAKKIFADYPINLVFKNIETPEIQSMDVSEVAKHSAKYAAKKLNVPVIVSDCGYYLEALGGFPGPFARYFQESLSSEDILKLVQGKSRNIIVKECLAYAVPGQEPIIFPSEVGAVIAKKPEGKGLSVDRLLQYKGFDKPQAACDYNKILDFWDKHFTNYRDFAEYLLKKAG
- a CDS encoding bifunctional hydroxymethylpyrimidine kinase/phosphomethylpyrimidine kinase, which produces MPKITVISTFAQDKIIYKEPGKTITRKGGPAFWIDKTLKDLKVDFDFICPRKQAKVEVVVSKKGETGFVKSVDKINLTGKRTARAFIISTVADEFDLTNLTKLNGLIALDIQGYARDIKVQKKTKLQIAPDTYQLISILKVTKEELKFLDKEFTDNQKKRILIITKGEQGAEIFSGGKRYVFPARKTKVKDTIGAGDVFLTAFVAEFIKIKDAQKAGKFAIGYVEQFLADK
- a CDS encoding NUDIX domain-containing protein; amino-acid sequence: MAEQKSGNAVSAFIMKHGKFMLLKRCNPPIQWCPPCGRARKAESLVDAVVRESKEETNLDVKVLMPITSWFGKHGGEILCSISFLCEYVSGEVKLSDEHNEFKWLTVEEMIQGEMTHDIKDFVRAREIKQLFDAGKIE